The nucleotide window TTGTCTATGCTTATTGACGAAGGTAATGATACAGTTTCAGAAATTAATACAAGAGCTGAAAAACTAGAGGAAGATTCCTATCAATCTAAAAAATTAGCTGATGAAATTGGACAAGAAGTTAACGCAGAGCTTTCATCTGCCATTGTAGAAGCGAAGACAGTCAATGAAATTAGCAATCTAGCCAACACAATCAAGGGCATTGCTGACCAAACAAATTTATTAGCTTTAAACGCCAGCATTGAAGCAGCTCGTGCAGGAGAATATGGAAAAGGCTTTGCAGTGGTAGCTGATGAAGTAAGAAAACTAGCAGAAGAAAGTACGGTTGCAGTTGGTAGCATTCAGCAGCTAACAGAAAAAGTGATTACGGCTGTTGAAAAGTTAATTCATTACACTGAAAAACTGCTGCAATTCCAAAGTGAAACAGTATCCAAAGACTATGATAAATTGATTGAGGTTGCCGATCAATACAAGGATGATGTCGAAAATATTAAAGGCATCTTTAATAATATTGACCAATCTAGTGAACATATTCAGAATGCTGTAGAAACATCAAGCACTCAGCTCAAAGAGCTTCTTTTAATTATTGAAGATAGTACAAATGCCATTGAGAATATTGCTACAAAAAATATGCAGTTGACAAATGAAGCAGCAAATATTAAAAATCAAACATTAAATACATCGCAAAATGTTAATGAAATGACGAATGAAATTAACAAGTTTACATTATCATAACTAGTATAGCTACATAGCAAAAAGCCCCAACCACATTTTGTAGTTGGGGCTGAAATCGTTTTACAAACTATCGCCAAAATCTGCACGGAATTTTTCTAGTAGCTTCAATTCCCAATCAGTTGTTGTTTCTAGCTTACCGAAGAAGAAGCGCAATACAGATGGCTCTTCTACAAATTTCAAACCACCGATTAAATGGCGATTTTCATACAGCCAATGAATGCGGTCAACCGCATATTTCACATGTGAAAGCGAGTAGACACGGCGCGGCATCGCTAATCGTAAAAGCTCCATATGTGATAAGACTTCGGTGCCGTCTTCATTACGCTGTTCTGATAACGTTCCACGCTCCATCCCACGAACACCACTGACTAGATAAAATGCAGCGGCCAAGGCACCGGCTGGATATTCATTTTGTGGAACATGGTCGACAAACCGCATTGCATCAATATGGCATCCTAACCCACCTGCTGGTGTTACCACTGGAACTCCTCTTTTTACAAGTTCATTGACCATATATTCAATAAATTGCGGGCCTTGATTAATCATATTTTCATCCATTGTTTCTTCTAAACCGACAACAATAGCTTCAATTTCACGAACAGACATCCCGCCGTATGTAAGGAAACCTTCATATAAAGTGATTAACTCACGCATTTTCAAATAAGCTTCTTTGCTGTTTGTGCAAATACCACCACCACGGGCACAGCCTAGTTTACGGGCTGAGAAATAGATAATATCAGCTAAATCAGAAATTCGGCGAGTAATCTCGCGAATGCTCATATCCTTGCACTGTTCTTCACGCTCTTTAATAAAATATAGATTATCAGCTAGCAAACTAGCATCAAACACGAGCATAATACCATATTCGTCACATACTTTACGAATTTCTTCCATATTTTCAAGAGAGTGTGGCTGGCCGCCGATTAAGTTTGTACCTGCTTCAAGACGGACAAAAGCAATTTTGTCAGCACCATTTGTTTCGATTAAATCTCTTAATTTAGCAATATCCATATTTCCTTTAAATGGATGATTACTGTTTATTTTTAATGCTTCATCTGTAAAAATTTCCTCAACCGTACCACCGTTTAAAACGACATGTGCCTTTGAGGTTGTAAAATGGTAGTTCATTGGAACGATTGTGTCAGGTTTTACATATACTTGCGAAATAATATTTTCACAGGCACGTCCTTGATGGGCAGGCAGGAAATATTCCTTCCCGAAAAGCTCTTTAATTTTTTGCTCTAATTTTGTAAAAGTAACAGACCCAGCATAGCTGTCATCGGCTTCTAGCATTGCTGCTTGCTGCTTATCGCTCATCGCATTAACGCCGCTATCTGTTAGCATATCCATAAAGATATCAGTATTTTTAAGCAAAAATGTATTATAGCCTGCTTGTTTAATAGCTTCTAGGCGACGCTCAATTGGTTGAAGATTAATTTTTTGAACAATGCGTGCCTTGTGCATCTCAAGCGGTATATTTTCACCATAGAAAAACTTTACATTTGCCATTTTTACAAAACACTCCCTTAGTTACTATTCAAAAATAATTTCTAAAATATAAAACTATCTATTCTATTCAATTTTGCTAAAGGGATTATACGGACTATTTTGACAAAAGACAACACAATTTAGTAAACTGGGTTTAAAATTGCTAGTTTTTTATCAATTTAAAACAAAAACGCTTTCATGTGGTGAAATATGAAAGCGTTTAAGCAGAAAGCTAATATAATAATTCATATTTTTTTATTTTAACAAATGGTATAAATTTCATCTATAATATCCATCACAAAAACCTCTATTTTCAACAAGCTGTCAATCCTTTTATACAATTTTGTGAACTCACATCATTTCTACTTTTAATGAAAACTAATTTTGTTAGACTATAAATCGGAAGTGAAAATTTTTTTGGAGGTTGATTCATATGCCGTCTCTTCATGATTTACTACCAAAACTTTGGAATAAGAGAAGTCAGGAGTTAGAAGAATTCTTTGAAAATCCATGGCCGTGGAGTAAGGTTTTTGATGTTGATGTTAAAGAAAATGAAAAATCAATCACCATTCAAGCTGATTTACCTGGATTTAACAAAGAAGAAATTGAAATTGGAATAGACGACTATTCCCTAACAATTAAAGCTTCTCGTTCCGAGGAAAAGGAAGAAAAAGGAGAAAAGTATTACAAGCAGGAACGTACTTATGGTAAAGTTGAACGCACAATCCCTCTTCCTGCTGAGGTCATCGTTGATTCATCAAAAGCCAAGTATGAAAATGGGGTATTAAATATCACATTAGAGAAGAAAAACCCATCGTTACCTGAGCGCAAATATATTTCAATAGAATAAAAATAAAGGAAGCAGGGGACCGCTCTCTTGCTTCCTATATTTTTCCAACGTGCACGCGTGCTTTTGCTGCAACCACCTCGGGAATTGGATAGGCAAGCGGCTCTTGATGCAATGACTGAAAGAAATTAATATCACTTGTATTAAGCAAACCAATCGTTAACCGTGGAATAAGACGTACATGTATAGGTTCTTTCCCTTTGCGATCTACTGGTATATTTACCATTAGATTAAAGCTTGCAAAGCCTTGTTCTGCTAGAGTAGCAAAAATAGCCTTTAAACTCTGCGCGAAGTTCTGCCAGTCATGTTCATTAATATCATAAATGGAGTAGGATTTGGTAAAAATAGCGATAAAATCATTATGACCTTTTGGCGCAAACGCATGCAGCCAAGCAATATTCCCTAATTCACCAATCCATCTTTCTTGAGTATATTTTTCAGTTTCATACAAGCTCATGAAAAATTCTTGTTCAAACTCGCGCTCATAAGCTGCGGTTTTTTCATTAATTAAAGCTTGGTAGTTCGTTGGTGACTCCGATAAAATAACTTGGATATGGGGATGAAGGATACTTCCCCCTGATGGCGGCAAGTAGTTCCAGTTAATTGATGCATTACGTGCTTTTGAATCAGCTGCAATTACGTTTTGAGTATATATTTGCGCTGCCATAAAGGCATTCTTAATCATTTCCACCGTAAACTCTTCTAATTTCATATAATGTTGACCAGAAAAAATAACAACACCATTGTGTTTGCTATAAGGAAATAAATTCGGGAATACAACCGCTTCCCCTTGAGTAATCCTTCCTTCTTGCGAAATTTCTTTCGGAAAAACCGGGGTCAGATTATGTAAATTTTCTGAGCAAAATGGACATTTAGCGCCTCCTGTCTTTTCCGCCAATTCAGAATAATCTGGTGGTGTAACAACCATGCCTGCATCAAAAATTAACCGGGACGATTCACCTGTCAACGGATCAAAGCGAACCTCCGTCTTTCGTTTAATTAAATTGCCTTGATTATCATAAAACGTAAACCATTCCTCTTTTTTTCGAAACTTCATCGTTATTTTCGCCCCCTTTCATATGAATATACCACTTCAGATAATTATTGTCAGTATATTCAGACTAACCTTCCGGAATCAGGGGACGGTTCGGTTCTTCTGCTTCCCTTTATACTAATTGGTAAATTAAAAACCTCTCATAGGAATCATTTTCATATAATTCTGGCACAATGATTTCCTTTTTTAATTCAAACACCGTATGGTTTTCTAAAAAATAAACATAATCCTCTGATGGATAATACAAAATCAGCTCTATTTCCCTTTTTGATTCCGCTACAGAAAGAAGAATATTAATTAACACGGCTATAAAGATTTGAATGGAAAACGGGTTAAAGAAGTAAAAGCGGTTATCCAGCGGATCAATTTCATAGTCCTGTGCCAGGCGGCACTGAAATCGAATCTTCTCTTTATTTCTATTGTATTTTTTAAAATAACTAGTTTGGTTTTCAAGCGCCTCTTTGTAAAAAACCTCGTTCATTTCAATTCCGGTAGCTGAGGCTTGAAAAAAATAATGAATATAAAAATTCAAACGTCCTTTGCCGCAGCCAAAATCAACATAATGGTCGCTCTTGTTTACTTCATAATCATTAAATAACGCCTCTAAAGCACAGTATGGCGTTGGTTCATAGCGGTGATAGTGAACAGATATACTCTCTTTCTTTTGGACGCCCCCTGTTTTTATGTTCAGCAATTTATCATAATAATGTTCCTTCATTGCAATTACTCTCCCCATTTAACAACTGGAAGCAGGGGACGATTCGAACCGTCCCCTGCCTCCTTTCCCACTTATTCTCCT belongs to Bacillus sp. (in: firmicutes) and includes:
- a CDS encoding methyltransferase, which encodes MKEHYYDKLLNIKTGGVQKKESISVHYHRYEPTPYCALEALFNDYEVNKSDHYVDFGCGKGRLNFYIHYFFQASATGIEMNEVFYKEALENQTSYFKKYNRNKEKIRFQCRLAQDYEIDPLDNRFYFFNPFSIQIFIAVLINILLSVAESKREIELILYYPSEDYVYFLENHTVFELKKEIIVPELYENDSYERFLIYQLV
- a CDS encoding Hsp20/alpha crystallin family protein, coding for MPSLHDLLPKLWNKRSQELEEFFENPWPWSKVFDVDVKENEKSITIQADLPGFNKEEIEIGIDDYSLTIKASRSEEKEEKGEKYYKQERTYGKVERTIPLPAEVIVDSSKAKYENGVLNITLEKKNPSLPERKYISIE
- a CDS encoding tryptophanase; translated protein: MANVKFFYGENIPLEMHKARIVQKINLQPIERRLEAIKQAGYNTFLLKNTDIFMDMLTDSGVNAMSDKQQAAMLEADDSYAGSVTFTKLEQKIKELFGKEYFLPAHQGRACENIISQVYVKPDTIVPMNYHFTTSKAHVVLNGGTVEEIFTDEALKINSNHPFKGNMDIAKLRDLIETNGADKIAFVRLEAGTNLIGGQPHSLENMEEIRKVCDEYGIMLVFDASLLADNLYFIKEREEQCKDMSIREITRRISDLADIIYFSARKLGCARGGGICTNSKEAYLKMRELITLYEGFLTYGGMSVREIEAIVVGLEETMDENMINQGPQFIEYMVNELVKRGVPVVTPAGGLGCHIDAMRFVDHVPQNEYPAGALAAAFYLVSGVRGMERGTLSEQRNEDGTEVLSHMELLRLAMPRRVYSLSHVKYAVDRIHWLYENRHLIGGLKFVEEPSVLRFFFGKLETTTDWELKLLEKFRADFGDSL